The segment TTATGCCAAGCTTCTATAACCTTATCTATTCCCATAATTTTCTCTTTTTCAAATACATGAGGATGTCTTCTTATCAATTTACTATAAATGCATTCGATTACCTCATTGATAGAAAAATGCCCTTTTTCTTTGGCAAGCCGTGTATGAAAAACTATTTGATAAAGAAGGTCTCCCAATTCTTCCTTTAGCTTATGGGGATTCTTCCGGTCAATAGCATCCAGGACTTCGCAGGTTTCCTCTATTAAACATATCTTCAGAGAACGATGATTCTGTTTTCTATCCCAAGGACATCCATGGGAAGAACGCAGGATATCCATCAAGTTTACAAGACGAGAGAAAAGAAAATCGCTCTTTTTCATAAACAATAAATAAAAAAGGAATCAATAGCTCCTTTTAAAAAGATTACCCCGATAATGAAAAACGGATGTTTTCTTTAATCGGAATGCTCGTGTTTCATAATTACTTAATCTTAAGAATGGTTTTTTAGGAAACTACTTTAAACACTTTATCATGAGGATGGACTCTTTGTTCTACTTTTATACCTACCAACGCTCCTGCCTTTGCTTCTTCAACATTCTGATGTTCTACCTGGATAGAAGAAACTACTTGTTTAAAATCGGTAGAGTGTCCTTTAATGTGAATAGTCTCTCCCACTTTTAGAACATCAGAAAGCTGGATAATACCCACATTGATGTTTCCGTAATAGTGTGTAATTGTTCCAATTTCTTTTTCCGACATAACTCACCTCCTTTCTTTTTTACTTAGAACAGCAGTTAATAAATCATCAGGAACAAAATAAGAATAACCAAATTAAATATAAATACTTTAAACCCACTGGTTATTTATGCGTTTTCATTTTTTTGCGCTCTCTATTTCTTTTAAAACTTCTTCTGGTCCTCTTCTTTTATAATATTTATAATTTCTTTATCGTCCTTTGCTTTAATGAGTGCATCTCTTAAATATTTGTCTTTAAGCAACCGCGAAATTCTTGCTAAAGCCTTGAGATGCGGACCTGCAGAATCTTCAGGAGCAAGCAACAAAAAGAAAATAAAAACTGGTTCCCCATCTAAGGCGTCAAAGTTTATTCCTCTTTTGGAAATCCCCATAGCAGCGGTAAGTTCTTTTAAACAATCACTTTTACCGTGAGGAATAGCAATTCCTTGTCCGATGCCTGTGCTTCCTAAAGCCTCACGATTCAAGATAACCTCAATTATCTTCTGCTTATCTTTATCTTTTAATTTTCCCGCTTTGATTAACAAATCTACTAATTCCTCGATAACTCCCTTCTTATCCAAAGATTTCAAATCAGAGTTGACTGCCTTCTCACATAAAAATTCTGTTATTTTCATCTCTGCTCCTTTCTTTTTCTATTTAACAATTTAACTATTATTTTTATCAAGCGGGAGACGGGTTTCGAACCCGCGACAACAGCGTTGGCAACGCTGCGCTCTACCAACTGAGCTACTCCCGCGTCGTTCACTCTCGATTACTCAGCCTCTTGCCGTAATTCTACCGCTTATTATTTATCTAAATCCTAATTCCTTATGCAACGGCGTTCACTCCCCAAAGGGGCTCTACCCCTATGGCGCTCGCTCATCTTTATTCGCTCGCTGTTACCCCGAAAGCGTGAGGGAACTTTTCCCCACAACCCCTTTTAGATTTTTGGCAGTTAGTATCTTATAGATATCCATTAATTATCCTGCATTGCAGGATAACTGCCCAAAATCTCTCAAATTTTAATGACGGCATTAAACAAAATCTGCACCAATCTGTGTTTGATATTTAAAACCTATTTGAATCTATGTCATCTGTTATTTTGCGGACGGAGAGAGTCGAACTCTCAACCCAAAGGGATACGGTTCTAAGCCGTACGCGTATGCCAATTCCGCCACGTCCGCTTTTCTCTGGGCCGTGCAGGAATCGAACCTGCGACCTTGGGATTAAGAGTCCCCTGCTCCACCTATTTGAGCTAACGGCCCTACGCAGTAAACTCTTATTTTATTACCGCAATTTAATTATTTTAACAAAGAATACAAATTTCTGCAACAAACTATTTCGTCCTGCAGAGGATATAAATCTATCGTAATCTCCTTTGGCGCGCCCGGGGTGAATCGAACATCCAACCTAATGGTTCTCCCGTAACTCATTGGCGCCCCGAGCAGGAGTTGAACCTGCAACCTTTGGGTTCGAAGCCCACTACTCTAGCCAATTGAGCTATCGGGGCATGAATGGAAAACGGGATCCCGAAGAAATTCTATAGTAGTGAACTACATTCGGGAGAATCCAGCCACTCTATCCTATTGAGCTACGGGCACATCCGACAATATCCCAATGTCAATCTCGCGAATTTACTATAGCCGGGAAACCTACTATTCTATCACTACTCCTAAGGTAGGTAATTGAGCTAAGGAAACAAAGAAAATTTGTATCAGTATAACATAAAAAATATATTTTCTCCAATAGAAAAGAATTTGTTTTGAGTTTAGGGTTTAGAATTTGTGATTTATGGGTTTAACTAATAAGCTTCTTCCCACTTCAATCCCGCAGGTTTCACTGCTACGCCGTGTGCAGGTGAATAATTTGAATATGTCCCATTAGTAGCAACTGCTCGTACTCGATAGACATACCAGTTGTTATCGCTCAAGTTATTATGAATGAAACTGGTAGCGGTGTAATTTGCCGGCGTAATTCCCGCAAAAACATTGGTAGGAGAATTAGTAGAAAAAGGATAATTGGAATATTCTAAATTATACCAGCTGGCACCAGAAGCAGAACTCCATTCTACATAAATGCTTCTTTTTTGTGGATGAAGTGGTAAAGCTCTTACCCAAGAGGTCAAAGCAGAGGGTGCAGATTGTTGAGAAAAAGCATACCTTATCATCCGGTAATCAAAAATAAGAAAACTAACCACCATTATCAAAACCGACAATAAATTAACTAACCTTTTCATTTTTGCGTTATTCCGCGTGGTTCTCAGCGTAAATCTGCTTCTAATCTTTTATTCAAAGATCAGCTGCCTTATCTGCCAGGCATAATATTCTTTTTTATTCTTACTTAATACAAAATCAAATTCCCTTAATGCTCTCTCAATATCCCCTTTTTTAAAATAAACAAATCCCAAATTATAATGTGCATTAAGATATTCAGGGGAAATTTCTATTGCTTTCTGATAGTAATCTATAGCTTTATCTAAATTATTTATCTCTGCATACACATTTCCTAAATTTGTATAGGAGAATATAGAACTACTATCAAGACTTATTGCCTTTTCCAAATACGCTTTTGCTCTCTGCCAATCCATGATTTTAGCATAAAGTGTCCCTAATTTAAAATAAATTTGCGCATCTGCTTTATTATTCAAAATCTTTTCCTCACCCTCTTTCCTTATTATTTCAATCTCACTCAAATTTACTTTTAACCTTCTTACTGAATTGTGATATTCTTGGCTCATCTCAAAATTGTAAAAGGCTTGCTTTAGTAAAAAAATACCTAAAATTACACAAACAAGAAAAATAATTATTCTTTTATATAAAATTGATTTTTGTAAAGATTCTTCTTTCATTTTCTCTATACTCCCTGCAATACCCATTATAAACCAGAAAAAAATTGCTGTAAAAAGAAAACGCAAGGAGACATCAAAAAGATTAACTAGTAAAATCCCGCTTAACGAACATAAACCTCCCAAACTAACCAAACTGAAAAGACTATCTTTACTCTTTAAATTTTTCTTTAACATAACAAAAGTTTTACCAAGAATCCATAAAAATAGACCCAAGCCCACTATGCCTAATTCTGCAGTCAAAGTTAAAAACTCATTATGGGCATTGTTTACAAACTGGTCAGGATAAATCTGACGCAATGGTTGAGGAGAAAACTTAGGAAAATAGATGGGCAAGTTCCCCACTCCCCAACCAAAGAGCCATTTCTCTTTAATTAACCTTAATGCTCCCTGCCAGATATAAATCCTATCTTTCAAAACAAAGAAGGGAAGGATTTGCCGAAAGAAAATTAATCCTCCTATAATCGCTATAATTAAAATTTGGTAGAAACGTTTAAAGTTCTTTTTATTCCCAATAATTTCCTTATAAAATCCCAGACCAAAAAATAAAATTAAAGAAAATATCCCCCCACCAATTCCTGCTCTACTTTTTGTAAAAAAAAGGGCGATTAAAAATACCACAGCAGAAATAAAAAAAAGAAATTTCTCTTCTTTATCCTCAGTATGATAAAACCTTACCAGCGAAACAGGTATTAGAGAAACTAAAAAACTGGCAAAGAGATTAGGATTACCAAAACTCCCCACAAATTCTATCTGATAGAGAAAACTGTAAAGACAAAGCAGTAGAGAAGAAAAAATCCAGAGGTTAAATAAATAGTTAATTTCTTCTTTTCTCCTTGAAGAATTAACCAAAAGAAAATAAAAAGCAATTAAAACGGAACTATTTAAGAATCTATAGCCGGAGGCACTTTTAAAGGGAGAAAATAGATAAGAAATAAATAGCCAGACAAAATATAGAAAAAGTGGCGTATCAAGAGAGGTCTTCGTGTAAAAATTTTCTTTAATTAAATAGCCAAAAGATCCGATAAAGAGAAGTATTCCTACAATCGTATAAGCAAGAAAAACTTTATAATTAATCCAATCTACATTGGGAATTATAATCTCTAAGATTAGTAATAAACAAATTCCCCCGTAAATTATTCTCTTCATACCTTAGTTATTTGACAAATTAAGTTCAACACAAAATGTCAAATTATACCTCTATGGCAATCCATATTTATTTTAAAATATTCTCTTCTTTGTCTACTACTTTTTCCGCGTTTTTCCGCGTTTTGTTCAGCGCATATCAGCTTCTACACTTTTTAACCACTTACCCATTTAACTATTTAACCTTTTAACCATTTAACCAAATCAATATATCCGTGGCACATTCACACTCACCACCCTCTGTGCCGGGGCTTTATCCAAAGAAATCACCTGTTTTGCTTCCACACTGCTTACCGAGGTAAGCAAACCATTCTGCACGGCAGTGGCCATAAAACTTACAGAGAAAGAGCAATTGGATTGCCCAAGAGGATTAAAACCCGTTCCGGCAGCTAATCCTACAGGGGAAGGCTTATACACTCCGGTAGTAGAGGTTGCTCCATAAACAGTCCCATTATTTCCCTTTCCCGAAGAATCAATTGATGTATAACCTGAAGCAAATTTCCACCAGCCAACCAAGCCGGTTCTATTCAGAGGCATTTTGTAATTGTAAGAATATTGAATCTCTTCTTGAGTTAAAGCACGATTGTAGATACGCACCTCATCAATGATGCCTTGATAGTAAACTCCAGTATAACCATAACCAATAGTTACATTATAAGTGGAGGCAGTAGCACTTGCATAAGCGGCGGCAGTAGAAGTAAGTAAATTGCCATCCTTATACCAGTAAAGCATCATATTAGTCAAATTTCTTACAAGAGCAAAATGATGCCATTCGTTCTGAACCACAGAATTTGCTCCTGAACCAAATCCCTGATAAGGCGTACACCTTCCTCCACAGGTTCCATAGTAAAAAGAAATACTACCATTTGTTTCTTGAGTAAAAGCAAACTCTCCACCGTAAGCTTTATCTAGAATATTTTGTCTACCCTTAGCGATATTCGTAGGCTTTATCCAGAACTCTACTGTTAAACTACCGGTAACCTTTAGGGAGGAAGAATCTCTCACATTTACATAATCATCTGTCCCATCAAAACTCAATGCATCAGAATCCACAAGCCACATTGGATCAGAACTTAATTGCATTAGCCCATATTCCACTCCTGCCTCAGCAAGATAATAGGCCTGCGTGGAATATAAAAGTTGATATGATGACTGATTATTGACAATCATTAAAGTTATAAGTACCAGTCCAATAATCACAAAGACAATAATAATATACAAAACCATAGTCAAGACAATCCCCTTTTGATTTGTAGAAGCAGAGTTACGCTGCAAACTACGCAGATTTACGCCGAAATTAGTATTAATCAGTGCAGTCCTGCGTTGCCATCTGCATCTTTCTGTTTCTATACTTTTCACGTGCCTTATCATAAATACGCCTTTTTATCTCCAATTTCTCACTACCAAAATTTATCAAAAATCCCAATTTATAATCCGAAGCTTTCAAATAATACCAAAATTGCCTCTCATCTTCTTTAGTTAAATAGGGTTTTACTTTGAGCTCAATCAATATTTTATCATTAACCACTAAATCTGGCACATATACTCCCACTTTTTCATCTTTAAATCTGACTTCTATCTTCTTATCTATCTCCGGAAATAAGCCACGCTCTTTTAATTCTTTAACCAGAGCCTTCCGAATTACCGATTCCTTAAAAGCTCCTCCAAATTCTTTCCATACACAAAAACACGCCCCTCTTATTTGATATGATTCTTCTTTATATAATAATTTGTCCATTTCCGCGTGGTCATCAGCGTCAATCTGCCTCTACGCCTTTTCTGCGTATATCTGCGTTGCTATCTGCGTCATTCTGCTTCTACGCTTTTTCTGTGTCGTTCTGCGTTGCTATCTGCATCATTCTGCTTCTACGCTTTTATTCTCCCGAGGTATAAAAATTCCTCAACTGAATATCGGTATTAAGCGTTACATCTTGCTCGGGAGAAGGCATATCCAGCACCAAATCAACCCTTACGACGCGCACTGCAGTGGTAGATGTCGTAACTGCACCATTTTTATCATAATAACTAAAAGTCAAATTATTTACACTCTTCGCCAAAGAAACAAAATCGTTTGCTGCTGCCATATTGGTTTTTTCACTGCGCCACAAAGCATTGTTGGTAAACTTGTAGGCAATTACATAGGTTGTTCCGCTTAAAACCGCATTAAACTGTATATCCGTGGCATTCATGGTAGTGATGGTAAAACGTTCCGCTTGACGCAATTCTCGGGAAAGTCTTTCCAGGGCAACTCTTCCTCGGTCTACAATATCGGTTCTGGCTGTTCCTCCCATCCAGACCTTTAATCCCTGAGTAAGCATATAGGTAAGACCCACAGAAAGAATTCCCACAATGGCAATGGCAATGAGTAACTCGATGAGAGTAACAGACTTCTTTATCGCTAAAACACGCGAAAGCCAACGCGAAAATACGCTAAATTTTATTCCTTGCCGTGTCATAGACCCTCCGAATAATCTCAACTTTATTTGCTGAG is part of the Candidatus Omnitrophota bacterium genome and harbors:
- a CDS encoding tetratricopeptide repeat protein, which codes for MKRIIYGGICLLLILEIIIPNVDWINYKVFLAYTIVGILLFIGSFGYLIKENFYTKTSLDTPLFLYFVWLFISYLFSPFKSASGYRFLNSSVLIAFYFLLVNSSRRKEEINYLFNLWIFSSLLLCLYSFLYQIEFVGSFGNPNLFASFLVSLIPVSLVRFYHTEDKEEKFLFFISAVVFLIALFFTKSRAGIGGGIFSLILFFGLGFYKEIIGNKKNFKRFYQILIIAIIGGLIFFRQILPFFVLKDRIYIWQGALRLIKEKWLFGWGVGNLPIYFPKFSPQPLRQIYPDQFVNNAHNEFLTLTAELGIVGLGLFLWILGKTFVMLKKNLKSKDSLFSLVSLGGLCSLSGILLVNLFDVSLRFLFTAIFFWFIMGIAGSIEKMKEESLQKSILYKRIIIFLVCVILGIFLLKQAFYNFEMSQEYHNSVRRLKVNLSEIEIIRKEGEEKILNNKADAQIYFKLGTLYAKIMDWQRAKAYLEKAISLDSSSIFSYTNLGNVYAEINNLDKAIDYYQKAIEISPEYLNAHYNLGFVYFKKGDIERALREFDFVLSKNKKEYYAWQIRQLIFE
- a CDS encoding LamG domain-containing protein, which produces MIRHVKSIETERCRWQRRTALINTNFGVNLRSLQRNSASTNQKGIVLTMVLYIIIVFVIIGLVLITLMIVNNQSSYQLLYSTQAYYLAEAGVEYGLMQLSSDPMWLVDSDALSFDGTDDYVNVRDSSSLKVTGSLTVEFWIKPTNIAKGRQNILDKAYGGEFAFTQETNGSISFYYGTCGGRCTPYQGFGSGANSVVQNEWHHFALVRNLTNMMLYWYKDGNLLTSTAAAYASATASTYNVTIGYGYTGVYYQGIIDEVRIYNRALTQEEIQYSYNYKMPLNRTGLVGWWKFASGYTSIDSSGKGNNGTVYGATSTTGVYKPSPVGLAAGTGFNPLGQSNCSFSVSFMATAVQNGLLTSVSSVEAKQVISLDKAPAQRVVSVNVPRIY
- a CDS encoding GxxExxY protein, whose translation is MDKLLYKEESYQIRGACFCVWKEFGGAFKESVIRKALVKELKERGLFPEIDKKIEVRFKDEKVGVYVPDLVVNDKILIELKVKPYLTKEDERQFWYYLKASDYKLGFLINFGSEKLEIKRRIYDKAREKYRNRKMQMATQDCTD
- a CDS encoding prepilin-type N-terminal cleavage/methylation domain-containing protein — encoded protein: MTRQGIKFSVFSRWLSRVLAIKKSVTLIELLIAIAIVGILSVGLTYMLTQGLKVWMGGTARTDIVDRGRVALERLSRELRQAERFTITTMNATDIQFNAVLSGTTYVIAYKFTNNALWRSEKTNMAAANDFVSLAKSVNNLTFSYYDKNGAVTTSTTAVRVVRVDLVLDMPSPEQDVTLNTDIQLRNFYTSGE
- the mazG gene encoding nucleoside triphosphate pyrophosphohydrolase; this translates as MKKSDFLFSRLVNLMDILRSSHGCPWDRKQNHRSLKICLIEETCEVLDAIDRKNPHKLKEELGDLLYQIVFHTRLAKEKGHFSINEVIECIYSKLIRRHPHVFEKEKIMGIDKVIEAWHKRKIKESNGSIFDDIPPILPALHKAIKVQNKLSLLGLAQSDIPSTLRKVEGGIKELQIKIKNGDKLSGLERAIGYLLFNIVNLARLLKIEPETVLNDATSKYMRRCKGSIK
- a CDS encoding PTS sugar transporter subunit IIA — protein: MKITEFLCEKAVNSDLKSLDKKGVIEELVDLLIKAGKLKDKDKQKIIEVILNREALGSTGIGQGIAIPHGKSDCLKELTAAMGISKRGINFDALDGEPVFIFFLLLAPEDSAGPHLKALARISRLLKDKYLRDALIKAKDDKEIINIIKEEDQKKF